From Rutidosis leptorrhynchoides isolate AG116_Rl617_1_P2 chromosome 3, CSIRO_AGI_Rlap_v1, whole genome shotgun sequence, a single genomic window includes:
- the LOC139902111 gene encoding uncharacterized protein: MLSLSLKELKLKASFAIFLDLGFALNKTKIVLCNWSKSTFGKLDREIQDCRKESAKWEQKAETADLEDDDRMKWMEVRGLWSKKESEKLNMLKHKARVKWATDGEENLKFFHSFIKRCKSKNNICGLTISGKWEEEPEVIKDAVHRYFKAIFEDKNSLMEYKMESVNQRLSSSESADLEARFNEQEIWAAIQGCDISKAPDPDGFPFKFLKKLWSIIKSDLMNAISFYWDRGEISFGCNASFVSLLLKKHDLMELED, encoded by the exons ATGTTATCTTTAAGCTTAAAAGAACTCAAATTGAAAGCCTCGTTCGCCATCTTTCTTGACCTCGGGTTCGCCCTCAATAAGACGAA GATCGTGCTATGTAACTGGAGTAAATCTACCTTCGGCAAACTTGATCGTGAAATACAAGATTGTAGAAAAGAATCTGCTAAATGGGAACAAAAAGCCGAAACGGCTGATTTAGAGGATGACGACCGAATGAAGTGGATGGAAGTAAGGGGATTATGGTCTAAAAAGGAATCCGAGAAACTGAATATGTTGAAGCATAAAGCTCGAGTGAAGTGGGCTACTGACGGCGAAGAAAACTTGAAGTTTTTTCATTCCTTCATCAAAAGATGCAAATCCAAAAATAATATTTGCGGGTTAACTATCAGTGGTAAGTGGGAAGAGGAGCCTGAGGTAATTAAGGATGCAGTCCATCGTTACTTTAAAGCAATTTTCGAGGATAAGAATTCTCTTATGGAGTATAAAATGGAGTCTGTTAACCAGAGACTCTCCTCTTCAGAATCCGCTGATCTTGAGGCAAGGTTCAACGAACAGGAAATTTGGGCGGCTATTCAGGGATGCGATATTTCAAAAGCCCCAGATCCCGACGGGTTTCCTttcaaatttttaaaaaaattatggaGTATAATCAAATCAGACCTGATGAACGCGATTAGTTTCTATTGGGATCGAGGTGAGATTTCTTTTGGTTGTAATGCATCTTTTGTTTCTCTACTTCTTAAAAAACATGATTTGATGGAATTGGAGGACTAA
- the LOC139902112 gene encoding uncharacterized protein, which produces MAKPGKFDKIYTVTSVSHLIPIKLDLAKLNYTHWSTLFRTHCAAFNVDCFITEDEGSSNNDPSDDDSKKADAVVLGWIFLTVSESLLERVLNSHPKTALEAWVFLKKIFHDNKRSKTIELTAELRSLNIGDQTVDMYFRKIDSIATMLSNLGSKIEDDELVTYAINGLNDKFPHAMHIILHSDPFPNIDVVRSMLTLEEMQLNRKSRVTTDQTSTPSAPTALITQTNTRNTGTPRPNSKSNQVCRNFSRGYCRFADNCRYLHHTGRNNTTQHQGNNRTTNGNNQSQLLGIIAAQQNLLAQQFYRPTGHAYPSQPSFQALNPLAHSFSPPGFHNPGPTSLYPAQQAPVYDPQANYVGQPAPSAAIGPRLNTQVQPNTQQPLLHGFNTGQTSQETLLPHAFSTLNLPDYGSSGWNMDTGATTHLTSSIENLSTIFNHCMYPSVAVGDGNSIPVINTGKCVLPSSHRPLHLNNVLVTPNIVKNLISVRCFTRDNKVSVSFDEFGFSVKDYLTRRLLLRCDSTGDLYPFTTSTSTHRALLTTPSTWHQRLGHPNTDVFRRLISNNSIICNNVKSPVLCHACQLGKHVRLPFSSSTSTVTSLFDIIHSDLWTSPVLSLSGFKYYVIFLDHYSHYLWTFPLSNKSDAFNKFLQFRAYVKTQFKSEIKAFQCDHGGRGI; this is translated from the coding sequence ATGGCCAAACCAGGAAAGTTCGACAAAATTTACACCGTTACATCGGTGTCTCATCTAATACCGATCAAACTTGATCTTGCTAAACTCAATTATACGCATTGGAGTACGCTATTTCGCACACACTGTGCCGCTTTCAATGTGGACTGCTTTATCACCGAAGACGAAGGATCATCAAACAACGATCCATCGGACGACGACTCTAAAAAGGCAGATGCAGTTGTCTTAGGGTGGATCTTTCTTACGGTCTCTGAATCCCTACTGGAACGGGTTCTCAATTCACATCCCAAAACTGCTCTTGAGGCATGGGTTTTCTTAAAGAAAATTTTTCATGACAACAAACGCTCGAAAACGATTGAACTAACGGCTGAGCTTCGTTCACTAAATATCGGGGATCAAACTGTCGATATGTACTTTCGAAAAATCGACTCCATCGCTACCATGTTAAGCAACCTTGGATCGAAAATTGAAGATGACGAATTAGTCACTTATGCTATCAATGGTTTGAATGATAAATTCCCTCACGCTATGCATATTATTCTTCATAGTGATCCTTTTCCCAACATTGACGTTGTTCGATCAATGCTCACACTTGAGGAGATGCAATTAAATCGCAAGTCGCGTGTGACCACAGATCAGACAAGCACTCCTTCTGCGCCTACTGCTCTCATTACACAAACCAACACCCGCAACACCGGAACCCCTCGTCCTAACAGTAAATCGAATCAGGTCTGCCGCAATTTCTCTCGTGGGTATTGCCGATTTGCTGATAATTGCCGCTATCTTCATCATACTGGCCGCAACAATACGACTCAACATCAGGGAAACAATCGGACTACCAATGGGAATAATCAATCCCAACTTTTGGGCATTATTGCTGCGCAACAAAACCTCCTGGCCCAACAATTTTATCGACCAACTGGACATGCTTACCCATCTCAGCCTAGCTTTCAGGCCCTTAACCCGCTGGCCCACTCGTTCAGTCCTCCAGGCTTTCACAATCCTGGACCCACATCATTGTATCCGGCCCAACAGGCCCCGGTCTACGATCCACAAGCCAATTATGTCGGCCAGCCTGCCCCTTCTGCTGCTATTGGGCCGCGTCTCAACACTCAGGTCCAACCAAATACTCAGCAACCTTTACTTCATGGGTTTAATACCGGACAAACAAGTCAAGAAACTCTCCTGCCACATGCTTTTAGTACTCTAAATCTTCCGGATTATGGTTCTTCGGGATGGAACATGGACACAGGTGCGACTACTCATCTTACCTCTAGCATTGAAAATTTGAGTACCATATTTAATCATTGCATGTACCCTTCGGTCGCTGTTGGTGATGGGAATTCCATTCCCGTTATCAACACCGGTAAATGCGTGTTACCCAGTAGTCATCGACCCCTTCACCTTAATAACGTCCTTGTAACACCCAATATTGTAAAAAATCTTATTTCTGTTCGTTGTTTTACTCGTGATAATAAAGTATCCGTTAGTTTTGATGAatttggtttttctgtgaaggaCTACTTGACTCGCCGCCTTCTGCTCCGATGTGACAGCACCGGAGATCTTTATCCTTTCACGACATCTACATCTACTCATCGTGCTCTCCTCACCACTCCTTCTACTTGGCACCAACGCCTCGGGCATCCCAACACTGATGTTTTTCGTCGTCTTATTTCTAATAATTCTATAATTTGTAATAATGTGAAGTCCCCCGTGCTTTGCCATGCTTGCCAACTTGGGAAGCACGTGCGACTTCCCTTTAGTAGTTCTACTTCTACTGTTACATCTTTGTTTGATATCATTCACTCGGATTTATGGACCTCACCTGTACTGAGTCTAAGTGGTTTTAAATATTATGTTATTTTCTTAGATCACTATTCGCATTACCTGTGGACTTTTCCTTTGAGTAATAAATCTGATGCTTTTAATAAATTTCTTCAATTTCGTGCATACGTTAAAACCCAATTTAAGTCTGAAATCAAAGCTTTTCAATGCGATCACGGGGGGCGGGGAATTTGA